The proteins below come from a single Candidatus Flexicrinis affinis genomic window:
- a CDS encoding DUF1800 domain-containing protein: MDRRTFLGLSAVFAPTPTAERDPAMHVINRLTFGPTPELLDYVRSVGVDAYIEEQLHPEQLDTGPVENEVADLFPKASGAPATLYEEVGTRRGPIIQALVGAAALRAMKSPAQVYERMVQFWGDHVHVFVNKGPVVYFKPHDDIHVARAHALGNFRDLLGASAHSPAMLIYLDNAQSVAVAPNENYARELLELHTLGVDGGYTEADIQETARVLTGWSIDGLPARRDDAEGVFRFRPSLHDRGTKTVLGVTLEGSGEAEGEALLDLLARHPSTARHLATKLVRRFVADDPPAALVDRAASEFLATNGDIRAVLRTIFTSEEFRSAPPKLRRPFEYTVAVMRAVMFEVGATGPFVRTLIGLLSTMGHIPFNWPAPNGYPDHSAYWTSNLLPRWNTVMAALVGGRQGAPDYEALATRILLPDTGGFDGILNRAADLLYGRALDGAELDVLRTAAQEVEGGEDTKMFAVLALMLMAPPFQSV, from the coding sequence ATGGATAGGCGCACGTTTCTGGGGCTGAGCGCCGTGTTCGCCCCAACCCCCACCGCAGAGCGCGACCCGGCCATGCACGTCATCAACCGGCTCACGTTCGGCCCGACGCCGGAGCTGCTCGACTACGTGCGCAGTGTCGGAGTCGACGCTTACATTGAAGAACAGCTGCACCCCGAGCAGCTCGACACTGGACCGGTCGAGAACGAGGTCGCCGACCTGTTCCCGAAAGCGAGCGGTGCCCCCGCGACGTTGTACGAAGAGGTCGGTACCCGCCGTGGCCCGATCATTCAGGCGTTGGTGGGCGCGGCGGCCCTGCGCGCGATGAAATCGCCGGCACAGGTGTACGAGCGCATGGTGCAGTTCTGGGGCGACCACGTTCACGTATTCGTCAACAAGGGGCCAGTCGTGTACTTCAAGCCGCACGACGACATCCACGTGGCGCGGGCGCACGCGCTCGGGAATTTCCGCGATCTGCTCGGGGCGTCGGCGCACAGCCCGGCGATGCTGATCTACCTCGATAACGCGCAGAGTGTGGCGGTTGCGCCCAACGAAAACTACGCCCGCGAGCTGCTTGAATTGCACACGCTCGGCGTCGACGGCGGATACACCGAGGCTGACATTCAGGAGACGGCGCGCGTGCTCACGGGCTGGTCGATCGACGGCCTGCCGGCACGCCGTGACGATGCCGAAGGCGTGTTCCGCTTCCGGCCCAGCCTACACGACCGCGGCACCAAGACCGTGTTAGGCGTCACGCTCGAGGGCAGTGGCGAGGCCGAGGGTGAGGCGCTCCTCGATCTGCTGGCGCGCCACCCGTCGACTGCGCGTCATCTGGCGACCAAGCTGGTGCGGCGCTTCGTCGCGGACGATCCGCCCGCCGCGCTGGTCGACCGCGCCGCCAGTGAGTTCCTCGCGACGAATGGCGATATCCGCGCCGTGCTGCGAACGATCTTCACCTCCGAAGAATTCCGCAGCGCGCCCCCCAAACTGCGCCGGCCCTTCGAGTACACCGTGGCCGTCATGCGCGCGGTGATGTTCGAGGTCGGTGCGACCGGCCCATTCGTCCGCACGCTGATCGGGCTGTTGTCCACCATGGGGCACATCCCGTTCAACTGGCCGGCGCCCAACGGCTATCCCGATCACAGCGCCTACTGGACGAGCAACCTTCTGCCGCGCTGGAACACGGTCATGGCCGCGCTGGTGGGCGGGCGTCAGGGCGCGCCGGATTACGAGGCGCTCGCCACCCGGATTCTCTTGCCCGACACCGGCGGCTTCGACGGCATTCTCAACCGCGCGGCCGATCTGCTGTACGGGCGTGCGCTTGATGGCGCCGAGCTGGACGTTCTGCGTACCGCGGCTCAGGAGGTCGAGGGCGGTGAAGACACCAAGATGTTTGCCGTGCTGGCGCTGATGCTGATGGCGCCGCCGTTCCAGTCCGTGTAG
- a CDS encoding DUF1501 domain-containing protein, with amino-acid sequence MMTSRLSRRDFLKASTLAALASSLPSWMPRLAFAQPYNDPRGDVLVVVFLRGGADTLNMVVPHGEAAYYAARPRLAIPRPDAAGEALRVLDLDGFFGLHPALAPLLPAFREGHLAAIHATGSPHDTRSHFEAMDFMERGSPGEYTLTSGWVGRHLASLAPESPSPVRAVGWGAAVQQALTGGPSVVAMQSIIDFHLAGDTALAFTMLDSLRSIYAIDGGSLAAAAESTAQAIDLVQAVGYADYVPDHGAVYPEDEFGQALRQTAALIRAQVGLEAACIDLGGWDTHALQGGAEGLQARLMAQLAEGLAAFRDDLGPELGRVTVVVMSEFGRRLEENASGGTDHGHGGAMLLMNGDLAASVPVVARWPGLGEGHLDRGDLQVTIDYRSVLAEVVGQRLKNDALTDVFPNFTAERVGLFGA; translated from the coding sequence ATGATGACAAGCCGACTTTCACGCCGCGATTTTCTGAAAGCCAGCACTCTAGCGGCGCTTGCCTCGTCGCTGCCCAGCTGGATGCCGCGTCTTGCCTTCGCACAGCCGTACAACGACCCGCGCGGCGACGTGCTGGTCGTGGTGTTCCTGCGCGGAGGCGCCGACACACTCAACATGGTCGTTCCGCATGGCGAGGCCGCCTACTATGCCGCCCGTCCGCGACTTGCCATCCCACGCCCGGATGCCGCCGGCGAGGCGCTCCGCGTGCTCGATCTCGACGGCTTCTTCGGGCTGCATCCGGCGCTGGCGCCGCTGCTGCCCGCTTTTCGCGAGGGGCACCTTGCGGCGATTCATGCGACCGGCTCGCCGCACGATACGCGCTCGCACTTCGAGGCGATGGACTTCATGGAGCGCGGCTCGCCGGGCGAATACACGCTGACTTCGGGCTGGGTCGGGCGGCATCTGGCATCGCTGGCGCCCGAGTCGCCGTCGCCGGTGCGTGCGGTCGGATGGGGTGCGGCGGTACAGCAGGCGCTGACCGGAGGGCCGTCAGTCGTCGCGATGCAGTCAATCATCGACTTCCACCTCGCCGGCGATACCGCGCTGGCCTTTACCATGCTCGACTCGCTGCGGTCGATCTACGCCATCGACGGCGGCTCGCTGGCCGCGGCAGCCGAGTCGACGGCGCAGGCGATCGACCTCGTGCAGGCGGTCGGTTATGCGGACTACGTGCCGGATCACGGCGCGGTGTACCCCGAGGACGAGTTCGGTCAGGCGCTGCGTCAGACCGCCGCGCTGATCCGCGCGCAGGTTGGGCTGGAGGCTGCGTGCATCGACCTTGGTGGGTGGGATACGCACGCGCTGCAGGGCGGGGCCGAAGGGCTGCAGGCGCGCCTGATGGCGCAGTTGGCCGAGGGATTGGCGGCGTTCCGCGACGACCTCGGGCCGGAGCTGGGCCGCGTGACGGTCGTGGTGATGAGCGAGTTTGGCCGCCGTTTGGAGGAGAACGCCAGCGGCGGAACCGATCACGGGCACGGCGGCGCCATGCTGCTGATGAACGGCGATCTGGCGGCGAGCGTGCCGGTTGTAGCACGCTGGCCCGGCCTCGGCGAGGGGCACCTCGACCGTGGCGACTTGCAGGTGACGATCGACTACCGCAGCGTGCTGGCCGAAGTCGTCGGTCAGCGCCTCAAGAACGACGCGCTGACCGACGTGTTCCCGAACTTCACCGCCGAACGCGTCGGGCTGTTCGGCGCGTAG
- a CDS encoding type II toxin-antitoxin system VapC family toxin, whose protein sequence is MTVVADANVFLAFALGDEPLCRRAQQLLLGWHRQREQVAVPLLFRAEITAVVRKVVFVGRVSHEQGRRHLAKLLAFPVTVYDDNDLLLDAYDLAEAYNRPRAYDTQ, encoded by the coding sequence ATGACCGTCGTCGCCGACGCGAACGTCTTCTTGGCGTTCGCCTTGGGTGACGAACCCTTGTGTCGCAGAGCACAACAGCTCCTCCTGGGCTGGCACAGACAGCGCGAACAAGTTGCCGTTCCGCTGCTGTTCCGCGCCGAGATTACCGCGGTGGTTCGTAAAGTCGTCTTCGTGGGTCGAGTCTCCCACGAACAAGGAAGACGACATTTGGCGAAGCTACTGGCGTTTCCGGTCACTGTCTACGACGACAACGATCTCTTGTTGGATGCATACGACCTCGCTGAAGCCTACAATCGGCCGCGGGCATATGACACTCAGTAA
- a CDS encoding MFS transporter produces MTALQPRDTRKWRTLLLLALAELLAMSVWFSASAVVPALTAEWNLDDNGRAWLTMSVQIGFVIGAFGSALLTLADRVPAKRLFTIGAFAAALATALIPLVATGLEVAIVLRLVTGICLAGVYPVGMKIMATWTTKDRGLGIGLLVGALTVGSAMPHLLNAFGGIGDWHSVLYLAAGSAALGGLIGYLLIEEGPHKTQSPPFRWSHVGSIFRDRHVMLANAGYLGHMWELYAMWTWIGAFLAASFAVTSDDPRLASVLTFAIIGAGGVGSLLAGVLADRMGRTTVTIASLVISGTCCVVIGFLFGSSPLLLAFVGLIWGFAIVADSAQFSASVSELADRQLTGTALTLQTSMGFLLTLASIRLIPPLEAAIGWPWAFAALAIGPVLGALAMLVLRRSPASARLASGNR; encoded by the coding sequence ATGACGGCGCTGCAACCACGCGACACGCGCAAGTGGCGCACGCTGCTGCTGCTTGCGCTGGCCGAACTGCTGGCGATGTCGGTATGGTTCTCGGCCTCGGCGGTGGTGCCAGCCCTCACGGCGGAATGGAACCTCGATGACAACGGGCGCGCATGGCTCACGATGTCCGTGCAAATCGGCTTCGTGATCGGCGCGTTCGGATCGGCGCTGCTCACATTGGCCGACCGCGTGCCGGCAAAACGGCTGTTCACGATAGGCGCGTTCGCCGCGGCGCTGGCGACGGCCCTGATTCCACTGGTGGCGACCGGGCTTGAAGTTGCGATCGTCCTGCGCCTCGTCACCGGAATCTGTCTCGCTGGCGTGTATCCGGTCGGCATGAAGATCATGGCGACGTGGACGACCAAAGACCGCGGGCTGGGGATTGGCCTGCTGGTCGGCGCGCTCACGGTCGGGTCGGCCATGCCGCACCTGCTCAACGCGTTTGGGGGCATCGGCGACTGGCACAGCGTGCTGTATCTCGCCGCAGGATCGGCTGCGCTGGGCGGGTTGATCGGCTATCTGCTGATCGAGGAGGGCCCGCACAAGACCCAGTCGCCACCGTTTCGCTGGTCGCATGTCGGCAGCATCTTCCGCGACCGGCACGTCATGCTGGCGAACGCCGGCTACCTCGGCCACATGTGGGAGTTGTACGCGATGTGGACGTGGATCGGGGCGTTCTTGGCGGCCAGCTTCGCGGTCACGAGTGACGATCCGCGTCTCGCCAGCGTGTTGACCTTCGCGATCATCGGCGCAGGCGGCGTAGGCAGTCTGCTCGCCGGCGTGCTGGCCGACCGCATGGGCCGGACGACGGTGACGATCGCCTCGCTGGTCATCAGCGGGACGTGCTGCGTGGTGATCGGTTTCCTGTTCGGCAGCAGTCCGCTGCTGCTGGCGTTCGTCGGGCTGATCTGGGGCTTCGCGATCGTGGCCGACTCGGCGCAGTTTTCGGCGTCGGTGAGCGAACTGGCAGACCGCCAGCTGACCGGGACGGCGCTCACGCTGCAAACGAGTATGGGGTTCCTGCTCACGCTCGCCTCGATCCGGTTGATCCCGCCGCTGGAGGCCGCAATCGGGTGGCCGTGGGCGTTCGCGGCGCTGGCGATCGGGCCGGTGCTGGGCGCGCTGGCGATGCTCGTGCTCAGGCGGTCGCCGGCATCGGCGCGTCTCGCCAGCGGGAATCGGTAG
- a CDS encoding metallophosphoesterase family protein, whose amino-acid sequence MTRVAVFSDMHGNAFAFEHVLAEIRRESCDHLVCLGDVIYGGPQPAETIALLRDLHCPVVRGNTDAWFAEPAYPNTNTDELNIPGVSPKRDFALSRMTDADRAFVGSFQPTVEIPLDGANMLLCFHGSPASYDDQIHPHTPYAEVMEMLEAHLPRIMCGGHVHTPFQRRLGDSGAFFFNPGAVGFVFNRSHAEQPHMNAFAEYAILTIDGARVSLEFRRVPYDLDAYVDIYRQSGLPNAEQLIAQYLG is encoded by the coding sequence ATGACTCGAGTCGCCGTCTTTTCAGACATGCACGGCAACGCCTTCGCGTTCGAGCACGTCCTCGCCGAAATCAGGCGCGAGTCGTGCGATCATCTGGTGTGCCTCGGCGACGTGATCTACGGCGGGCCGCAGCCTGCCGAGACGATCGCCTTGCTGCGCGACCTGCACTGCCCGGTCGTGCGTGGCAACACCGACGCGTGGTTCGCCGAACCCGCCTACCCCAACACCAACACCGACGAGCTGAACATCCCCGGCGTGTCCCCCAAGCGCGATTTCGCGCTGTCGCGCATGACCGACGCCGACCGCGCGTTCGTAGGTTCGTTTCAGCCGACCGTCGAAATCCCGCTCGACGGCGCGAACATGCTGCTGTGCTTCCACGGATCGCCGGCCTCGTACGACGACCAGATCCACCCGCACACGCCGTATGCCGAGGTAATGGAGATGCTGGAAGCGCATCTGCCGCGGATCATGTGCGGCGGGCACGTCCACACTCCGTTTCAGCGCCGGTTGGGCGACAGCGGCGCCTTCTTCTTCAACCCCGGCGCGGTGGGATTCGTCTTCAACCGTTCCCACGCCGAACAGCCGCACATGAACGCCTTCGCCGAATACGCCATCCTGACCATCGACGGCGCGCGAGTGTCGCTCGAGTTCCGCCGCGTTCCGTACGACCTCGACGCGTATGTCGACATCTATCGCCAGAGCGGACTGCCCAACGCTGAGCAGTTGATCGCGCAGTACCTCGGCTAG
- a CDS encoding thiol oxidoreductase: MLRLRGIFLIAGLALCAAGLTLAQDGHSRTLLGGRSTVFNDTPNAFGFPSPALSRDERLLFAVGNSFFRQNWAPAPSTTQSRDGLGPFYTARSCAGCHFKDGRGRLPVYDSEAPTGMLTILSQPERRLTGGYAGDPVYGGLLHTGALEGIAPEGSTRITYEEIPGQYADGTPYTLRRPIVSVADLAYGDLHPDTVVTVRVATQLIGLGLLEAVPEETILALADPTDADGDGVSGRPNWVWDILNNQRTLGRFGWKAGQPSLLQEVALAYAGEIGVTNSLASAEDYGPMQVGRTVAEDRGLEISDDNLLKVVLYTQTLAVPAQRNADDPQVQRGYALFFEAQCHTCHVPALTTSIHPEVPALSNQTIYPYTDLLLHDMGEGLADGMPEFEASAREWRTSPLWGIGLFETVSGHTTYLHDGRARDLAEAILWHGGEAEFSAEAFRAMNADDRAALIALMESF, translated from the coding sequence ATGCTCCGCCTACGCGGAATCTTCCTGATCGCCGGGTTGGCGCTGTGCGCCGCCGGGCTGACCCTTGCTCAAGACGGCCATAGCCGTACGCTCTTGGGTGGCAGATCCACTGTCTTCAACGACACGCCCAATGCCTTTGGCTTCCCGTCGCCTGCCTTGAGCCGCGACGAACGCTTGTTGTTCGCCGTGGGCAATTCGTTCTTCCGGCAGAACTGGGCGCCAGCGCCGTCGACCACACAATCGCGCGACGGCCTCGGCCCGTTCTATACCGCACGCTCGTGCGCCGGGTGCCACTTCAAGGACGGTCGCGGGCGCTTGCCGGTCTACGACAGCGAAGCGCCGACCGGCATGCTCACCATACTATCGCAACCTGAGCGCAGACTGACGGGCGGCTATGCCGGCGACCCGGTTTACGGCGGCTTGCTGCATACCGGGGCGCTGGAGGGCATCGCGCCGGAAGGCTCGACGCGCATCACCTACGAGGAAATCCCCGGCCAGTACGCCGATGGCACGCCGTACACCCTGCGCAGGCCGATCGTGTCGGTCGCTGATCTCGCCTACGGCGATCTGCACCCGGACACGGTCGTCACGGTGCGCGTGGCGACACAGCTCATCGGCCTCGGACTGCTTGAGGCCGTGCCGGAGGAGACGATCCTCGCGCTGGCCGACCCGACCGATGCCGACGGAGACGGGGTCAGCGGGCGGCCCAACTGGGTGTGGGACATCCTCAATAACCAGCGCACGCTCGGCCGGTTCGGCTGGAAAGCCGGTCAGCCCAGCCTGCTGCAAGAGGTTGCGCTGGCCTATGCCGGCGAAATCGGCGTCACCAACAGCCTCGCGTCTGCGGAGGATTATGGCCCGATGCAGGTCGGGCGGACGGTCGCCGAGGATCGCGGGTTGGAGATCAGTGACGACAACCTGCTCAAGGTCGTACTCTACACGCAGACGTTAGCCGTGCCGGCTCAGCGCAACGCCGACGACCCGCAAGTACAGCGCGGATACGCCTTGTTCTTCGAGGCGCAGTGCCACACCTGCCACGTGCCGGCCCTGACAACCAGCATCCATCCTGAAGTGCCTGCGTTGTCGAATCAGACGATTTACCCGTATACTGACCTGCTGCTGCACGACATGGGCGAAGGCTTGGCCGACGGTATGCCGGAGTTCGAGGCGTCGGCGCGCGAGTGGCGCACGTCGCCGCTGTGGGGAATCGGTCTGTTCGAGACGGTCAGCGGGCACACGACCTACCTCCACGATGGCCGCGCGCGCGACCTTGCCGAGGCGATCCTATGGCACGGCGGCGAGGCCGAGTTCTCCGCCGAGGCGTTTCGCGCCATGAACGCCGACGACCGTGCAGCCTTGATCGCATTGATGGAGTCGTTCTAG
- a CDS encoding imelysin family protein: MTRHAYRGAALTAAAVVAVFAILFAGQSARAQSFDRQGMVTGWLTETILPLHEAFAAEAAELEMAALAFDADPTEDTLAAFREAWVDAVVAYERIQLFSLQRVMPLLSQLDSSPTNVQSIEQAISFQAEGTIDTLFVETLGSPAKGFSALEYLIFARPLPPLAAVQNRRDYAASIAADMRRIADELVVQWTPGTDGYYGDRFIADEFELSNVRGMVSMVINEMIANVEDIGKFHVGDPAGYRSGGTPQPQLVESPYSGTSIRRLQANMETFREIVYGRGTAPSLADYMDFIGAELNGEPFSAVLAAQLDAITAALDAVEEPFAQSIVQNPDAVLTLYTEMRNLLVLTKTDMANQLGITITFGDSDGD, from the coding sequence ATGACCCGACACGCCTACCGAGGTGCCGCGCTCACCGCTGCCGCCGTTGTTGCCGTATTCGCAATCCTGTTTGCAGGACAATCCGCCCGTGCGCAGTCTTTCGACCGGCAGGGGATGGTCACCGGATGGCTGACCGAGACAATCCTGCCGCTGCATGAAGCTTTCGCTGCCGAGGCCGCCGAACTCGAGATGGCGGCACTGGCGTTCGACGCCGATCCGACCGAGGACACGCTGGCGGCGTTCCGCGAGGCGTGGGTCGACGCAGTGGTCGCCTACGAACGGATCCAGCTCTTCAGCTTGCAGCGTGTCATGCCGCTGCTCTCGCAGCTCGACAGCAGCCCGACCAACGTCCAAAGCATCGAGCAGGCGATCTCGTTTCAGGCCGAGGGGACGATCGACACGCTGTTCGTTGAAACGCTCGGTTCGCCGGCGAAGGGGTTCTCGGCGCTCGAATACCTGATCTTCGCCCGGCCGCTGCCGCCGTTGGCCGCCGTCCAAAACCGGCGCGATTACGCCGCGTCGATCGCGGCCGACATGCGCCGCATCGCCGACGAACTGGTCGTCCAGTGGACGCCGGGGACCGACGGCTATTACGGTGACCGGTTCATCGCCGACGAGTTCGAGTTGTCGAACGTGCGCGGCATGGTGAGCATGGTGATCAACGAGATGATCGCCAACGTCGAGGACATCGGCAAGTTCCACGTCGGCGACCCGGCCGGTTATCGCAGCGGCGGCACGCCGCAGCCGCAGTTGGTCGAATCGCCATACAGCGGCACGTCAATCCGGCGCCTGCAGGCCAACATGGAGACGTTCCGTGAGATCGTGTACGGGCGCGGAACCGCACCGTCGCTGGCCGACTACATGGACTTCATCGGCGCGGAGCTGAACGGAGAGCCGTTCTCGGCGGTGTTAGCCGCGCAGCTCGATGCCATCACGGCGGCGCTCGACGCCGTCGAGGAGCCGTTCGCGCAGTCCATCGTTCAAAACCCTGACGCCGTGCTCACCCTGTATACGGAGATGCGCAACCTGCTCGTGTTGACTAAGACCGACATGGCCAATCAGCTTGGCATCACGATTACGTTTGGCGACAGCGATGGTGACTGA
- a CDS encoding iron-regulated protein, translating to MKRAWILIALAMLAFGAASAQDADLEAVQREAMSTYADIVFASYEDSLSAALDLRDAIGAFVAEPTEETFAAAKDAWLAANEPYGQTEAFRFYGGPIDDADGPEGLLNAWPLDEAYVDYVDGDPDAGIINNVADYPEITRELLVSLNEVGAEENISTGYHAIEFLLWGQDLYADSAGRRPYTDYTTAPNAERRAAYLSILADLLVENLEMLVAAWAPDDPDNYRTEFLAMTPDAALTNMLTGIGVLATAELGGERMFVAYDNRDQEDEHSCFSDNTHRDIITNFMGIANVYTGSYTRLDGSVVSGAGIADVIEAVDPALNADILALLADADTLTQEIYVPFDQAIVLSDQRPIVLDTVFVLQDLGDLFAQAGSELGLTINTALPE from the coding sequence ATGAAGCGAGCTTGGATCTTGATTGCGCTGGCGATGCTGGCGTTTGGCGCGGCTTCGGCACAGGATGCCGATCTGGAGGCGGTGCAGCGCGAGGCGATGTCGACGTACGCGGACATCGTGTTCGCCAGCTACGAGGATTCGCTGAGCGCGGCGCTCGACCTGCGCGACGCGATCGGGGCGTTTGTCGCCGAGCCGACCGAGGAGACGTTTGCTGCGGCGAAGGACGCGTGGTTGGCGGCCAATGAGCCGTACGGCCAGACCGAGGCGTTCCGCTTCTACGGCGGACCGATCGACGACGCAGACGGCCCCGAGGGTCTGCTGAACGCATGGCCGCTGGACGAAGCCTATGTCGACTACGTCGACGGCGACCCGGACGCCGGCATAATCAACAACGTGGCCGACTACCCCGAAATCACCCGTGAGCTGCTCGTATCGCTCAACGAGGTCGGTGCCGAGGAGAACATCAGCACTGGCTACCACGCCATCGAGTTTCTGCTGTGGGGGCAGGACCTGTATGCCGATTCGGCCGGTCGACGCCCGTATACCGACTACACGACCGCGCCGAACGCCGAACGCCGCGCGGCGTACCTGTCAATTCTCGCCGATCTGCTTGTGGAAAACCTCGAGATGCTGGTCGCTGCGTGGGCGCCGGACGATCCGGACAATTACCGTACGGAATTCCTCGCCATGACGCCGGACGCCGCCCTGACCAACATGCTGACCGGTATTGGTGTGTTGGCGACGGCTGAGTTGGGTGGCGAGCGCATGTTCGTCGCGTATGACAACCGCGATCAGGAAGACGAGCACTCGTGCTTCAGTGACAACACGCACCGCGACATCATCACGAACTTCATGGGCATCGCCAACGTGTACACCGGCAGCTATACGCGGCTGGACGGGTCGGTCGTCAGCGGGGCGGGCATCGCCGACGTCATCGAGGCTGTCGATCCGGCACTGAACGCCGACATCCTCGCGCTGCTGGCCGATGCCGATACGCTAACACAAGAGATCTATGTGCCGTTCGATCAGGCGATCGTATTGAGCGATCAGCGCCCGATCGTGCTGGACACCGTATTCGTGCTGCAAGACCTCGGCGACCTGTTTGCGCAGGCGGGCAGCGAACTGGGCCTGACAATCAACACAGCCCTGCCGGAGTAG
- a CDS encoding thiol oxidoreductase produces the protein MRLLRAVLVSIGLTLSVAGLIVAQDDPDRTLQGGQTTIFNDTPNAFSFHTPGLSREQRLLFFVGNSFFNQNWVTAPSSTEARDGLGPLFNSRSCAGCHFKDGRGRPPEFDGEAPTGYLVRLKIPERTLSGAYLGDPNYGGQFQTDALERIAAEGDLRITYVELPGQYADGTPYSLRQPIVTLENLNYGDLDPEMTFSPRVANQMIGLGLLEAVPEETLLALADPTDADGDGISGRPNWVWDAYNNRRAMGRFGWKANQPHLLQQVASAFNGDLGITTGLLPLQNCTAVQADCTAAIHGGMPEISDDDLLKVVLYAQTLAVPAQRNADDPLVQRGRVLFVEAQCSTCHVETLTTGIHPEVPALSHQTIHAYTDLLLHDMGEGLADGSPDFEATGREWRTPPLWGIGLIETVNGHTYFLHDGRARNLAEAILWHGGEGAASAEAFRTMSADDRAALLALLESF, from the coding sequence ATGCGGCTATTGAGAGCAGTGCTGGTGTCGATCGGCCTCACGCTAAGTGTGGCGGGTCTCATCGTCGCGCAGGACGACCCGGATCGAACCCTCCAGGGCGGCCAGACCACGATCTTCAACGACACGCCGAACGCGTTCTCGTTTCACACCCCCGGTCTGAGCCGCGAGCAGCGCCTGTTGTTCTTCGTCGGCAACTCGTTCTTCAACCAGAATTGGGTGACGGCGCCGTCGTCGACCGAAGCGCGCGATGGCCTCGGGCCGCTGTTCAACTCGCGCTCGTGTGCGGGCTGCCACTTCAAGGACGGGCGCGGTCGTCCGCCGGAATTCGACGGTGAAGCACCGACCGGCTATCTCGTGCGTCTCAAGATCCCGGAGCGTACGCTGTCCGGCGCGTACCTCGGTGATCCGAACTACGGCGGTCAGTTCCAGACCGATGCCCTCGAGCGCATCGCCGCCGAAGGCGACCTGCGCATCACGTACGTCGAACTCCCCGGCCAATACGCGGACGGCACGCCGTACAGCCTGCGTCAGCCGATCGTCACGCTCGAGAACCTGAACTACGGCGACCTCGACCCCGAGATGACGTTCTCGCCGCGCGTCGCCAACCAGATGATCGGCCTCGGGCTGTTGGAGGCGGTGCCGGAGGAGACGCTGCTGGCGCTGGCCGACCCGACCGACGCCGACGGCGACGGAATCAGCGGCCGGCCGAACTGGGTGTGGGACGCCTACAACAACCGCCGCGCGATGGGCCGGTTCGGCTGGAAGGCCAATCAACCGCATCTGCTGCAGCAGGTAGCGTCGGCGTTCAACGGCGACCTCGGCATCACCACCGGGCTGCTGCCGCTGCAAAACTGCACCGCGGTACAAGCCGACTGCACAGCGGCGATCCACGGCGGCATGCCGGAGATCAGCGACGACGACTTGCTCAAGGTCGTGCTGTATGCGCAAACGCTGGCCGTCCCCGCGCAGCGCAATGCCGACGATCCGCTGGTGCAGCGTGGCCGTGTGTTGTTCGTCGAAGCGCAGTGCAGCACGTGCCACGTCGAGACGCTCACGACAGGAATCCATCCCGAGGTGCCGGCGCTGTCGCACCAGACGATCCACGCCTATACCGACCTGCTGCTGCACGACATGGGCGAGGGGCTGGCCGACGGATCGCCGGATTTCGAGGCGACAGGCCGCGAGTGGCGCACGCCGCCGCTGTGGGGCATCGGCCTGATCGAGACGGTCAACGGCCACACCTATTTCCTGCACGACGGCCGCGCGCGCAATCTGGCCGAGGCGATCCTGTGGCATGGCGGCGAGGGTGCGGCCTCGGCGGAAGCGTTTCGCACGATGAGCGCGGACGACCGCGCCGCACTCCTCGCCTTGCTGGAGTCATTCTAG